One genomic window of Sphingomonas ginsengisoli An et al. 2013 includes the following:
- a CDS encoding cation transporter, with amino-acid sequence MACTSCASETAGTLNDPKWRRALWIALAINAGMFAVELVAGIAGGSKALQADALDFFGDAANYAISLGVAGMALAWRAKAALLKGATLALLGLYVLMATIWAVMGDPVPEARVMGAVGIVALLANGFVAMMLYRFRTGDANMRSVWICSRNDAIGNVAVVLAAAGVFGTGTAWPDLLVASLMAALGLWGGFQIIQQAYGELGEVKSNASPAPLHRSR; translated from the coding sequence ATGGCCTGCACAAGTTGTGCGTCCGAGACGGCGGGCACCCTCAACGACCCGAAGTGGCGGCGCGCCCTTTGGATTGCGCTTGCCATTAACGCTGGCATGTTCGCCGTTGAGCTCGTCGCCGGCATCGCGGGCGGATCGAAGGCGCTGCAAGCCGACGCGCTCGACTTCTTCGGTGACGCTGCGAACTACGCGATCAGCTTGGGCGTCGCCGGCATGGCGCTCGCGTGGCGCGCCAAGGCGGCGCTGCTCAAAGGTGCGACGCTGGCGCTGCTAGGGCTCTACGTCTTAATGGCGACGATATGGGCGGTCATGGGCGACCCGGTGCCGGAGGCCCGAGTGATGGGCGCCGTTGGGATTGTGGCGCTGCTTGCGAACGGTTTTGTCGCGATGATGCTCTACCGCTTCCGCACGGGCGACGCGAACATGCGGTCGGTCTGGATCTGCTCCCGCAACGATGCGATCGGCAACGTCGCCGTTGTGCTGGCGGCCGCGGGTGTGTTCGGGACCGGCACGGCCTGGCCTGACCTACTCGTAGCGAGCTTGATGGCGGCTCTTGGCTTGTGGGGTGGCTTCCAGATCATCCAGCAGGCATATGGAGAACTTGGCGAGGTCAAGAGCAACGCTTCGCCGGCCCCGCTACACCGCTCCCGGTAG
- a CDS encoding MerR family transcriptional regulator: protein MHLVVARGSSAVFENLTIGKLARATATKVETIRYYEQIGLLPAPARSAANYRTYDEGHLRHLSFIRRARDLGFSIEQVRELMSLADRRDQSCMAVDRIANQHRAEIERKIIDLTALAGELDALIDSCSRNIVADCRILEALAPVRPIANARESQTS from the coding sequence ATGCACCTTGTAGTCGCTAGAGGGTCAAGTGCCGTGTTTGAGAATTTGACAATCGGAAAGCTCGCGAGAGCGACCGCGACCAAGGTGGAGACGATCCGCTATTACGAGCAAATTGGCTTGTTGCCGGCGCCGGCACGATCGGCTGCCAACTATCGCACCTACGATGAAGGACACCTCCGCCACTTGTCTTTCATTCGACGGGCGCGCGATCTTGGCTTTTCGATCGAACAGGTGCGCGAGCTCATGAGTCTCGCGGACAGACGCGATCAATCGTGCATGGCGGTTGATCGGATCGCCAATCAGCATCGCGCCGAGATTGAGCGGAAGATCATCGATCTGACTGCGCTCGCGGGCGAACTTGATGCTTTGATCGACTCGTGCAGCCGCAACATCGTTGCGGACTGTAGGATTCTCGAAGCGCTAGCGCCAGTTCGGCCAATTGCTAATGCGAGAGAGTCGCAAACTTCTTGA
- a CDS encoding cytochrome c/FTR1 family iron permease, with product MAHAVLMLLSLFALPAALLAAPAADLNEVQTAWRLLDYIAVDYGGAVEGGRVKSASEYAEMMEFAGSVSSRLATLPPKPERTILLAGATRLQGIIARKGTPQAVATLAHGLAANLLHAYPVPLAPASPPDFARGSVLFGSTCAACHGATGDGHGRNAAKLSTPPIAFTDGDRARQRSVFALYQVITQGIDGTAMQSFGDLPSGDRWALAFRAGSFAFTDEQAREGERLWKADAALRQRVPDLKTLVGLTPASLANSIGERRALAVMAYLRRHPEAVVEQAPASLSVVRHKLAASLDAARKGDRRAAKELALSAYLDGFEPVEPTLGARDATLLARIESAMGEYRAAVDHGAKPDDLTNRALVLNGLFDDAEAALAPSASSGASTFLGAFAILLREGLEALLIIVAMIAFLRKAERSEILPYVHGGWAGALAAGLLTWVIATYAIGISGASRELTEGFGSLFAAVVLLSVGIWMHGKAQADQWQRYIREKMTHALSGRSTWMLFGLAFVVVYREVFETILFYAALWTQGNGGALVTGAGAAVAVLGVIAWAMLRYSRQLPIAKFFSYSSWLMAGLTIVLAGKGVAALQEAGIIDIAPIADGPRLSVLGLFPTWQSILAQLLIAGAIVAGFSLNRREARRTRDLAPTK from the coding sequence ATGGCGCATGCCGTACTAATGCTGCTCAGTCTGTTCGCTCTGCCCGCCGCTCTGCTCGCTGCGCCCGCGGCCGATCTCAATGAAGTCCAAACCGCGTGGCGGCTGCTCGACTATATCGCCGTCGATTACGGCGGCGCGGTCGAGGGGGGGCGCGTCAAGAGCGCGTCGGAATATGCCGAAATGATGGAGTTCGCCGGCTCCGTGTCGTCGCGGCTCGCCACGCTCCCGCCCAAACCGGAACGTACGATATTGCTCGCGGGAGCGACGCGCCTGCAAGGCATAATCGCTCGCAAGGGCACGCCGCAAGCGGTCGCGACGCTCGCGCACGGGTTGGCGGCCAATCTGCTGCACGCCTACCCCGTGCCGCTCGCACCCGCTTCGCCCCCTGATTTCGCGCGGGGGTCCGTCCTGTTCGGTTCCACCTGCGCTGCCTGCCACGGTGCGACGGGAGATGGGCATGGCCGGAATGCCGCCAAGCTTTCCACCCCGCCGATCGCGTTCACGGACGGGGATCGGGCCCGCCAGCGCAGCGTGTTCGCGCTCTATCAAGTCATCACGCAAGGCATCGACGGGACGGCGATGCAGAGCTTCGGCGATCTGCCGAGCGGGGATCGCTGGGCGCTGGCGTTCCGCGCAGGGAGCTTCGCGTTTACTGATGAACAGGCGCGCGAAGGCGAACGGCTGTGGAAGGCCGATGCGGCCTTGCGCCAGCGTGTTCCAGACCTGAAAACGCTTGTGGGGCTCACCCCTGCCTCGCTCGCAAACAGCATCGGCGAACGGCGGGCGCTGGCGGTTATGGCCTATTTGCGCCGCCACCCGGAAGCTGTGGTCGAGCAGGCGCCAGCATCGCTCTCGGTCGTTCGCCATAAGCTCGCCGCAAGCCTCGATGCAGCCCGCAAAGGTGATCGCCGTGCCGCGAAGGAACTGGCGCTGTCGGCCTATCTCGATGGGTTCGAGCCTGTCGAGCCGACGCTCGGCGCTCGCGACGCGACGCTGCTTGCTCGGATTGAGAGTGCGATGGGAGAGTATCGCGCTGCGGTCGATCATGGCGCCAAGCCCGATGATCTGACGAACCGTGCTCTCGTCCTCAACGGCCTGTTCGACGATGCAGAAGCGGCGCTCGCCCCTAGCGCATCTAGCGGCGCATCGACGTTCCTCGGCGCGTTCGCGATCCTGCTGCGCGAGGGGCTGGAAGCCTTGCTCATTATCGTCGCCATGATCGCGTTCCTGCGGAAAGCAGAACGGTCGGAGATCCTGCCTTATGTGCATGGCGGCTGGGCTGGGGCGCTCGCCGCCGGGCTGCTGACTTGGGTGATCGCCACCTATGCAATCGGGATCAGCGGTGCGAGCCGGGAGCTGACGGAAGGTTTCGGATCGCTGTTCGCGGCCGTGGTCCTGCTGTCGGTCGGGATCTGGATGCACGGCAAGGCGCAAGCCGATCAATGGCAACGCTATATTCGCGAGAAAATGACGCACGCATTGTCGGGCCGTTCGACCTGGATGCTGTTCGGATTGGCCTTCGTGGTGGTTTACCGGGAGGTATTTGAAACGATCCTGTTCTACGCGGCACTGTGGACGCAAGGAAATGGTGGCGCGCTAGTGACTGGGGCCGGAGCGGCCGTCGCGGTACTCGGCGTGATTGCCTGGGCCATGCTACGCTACAGCCGCCAACTTCCGATCGCCAAATTCTTTTCGTATAGTTCATGGTTGATGGCTGGCTTGACCATCGTGCTCGCCGGCAAAGGGGTGGCGGCGTTGCAAGAGGCTGGGATCATCGACATCGCGCCGATCGCCGATGGACCTCGCCTGTCGGTATTGGGCCTGTTCCCAACTTGGCAATCGATCCTCGCACAATTGCTCATCGCAGGTGCGATTGTAGCCGGCTTTTCGCTGAACAGGCGCGAGGCTCGTCGGACGCGTGACCTCGCGCCGACCAAGTAA
- a CDS encoding DUF305 domain-containing protein has protein sequence MFADAHHILDPREHSARHIVNVSFHRRLMVLNKTLQAALALSFGALTPTMAQGQSNHSMSHMQGTHMSGMQNMGPAQHEMMASMDRMNKNMMQGMMDPDPGRAWMKSMAAHHQGAIDMSRIIMRHSKNQQVLREARKTADENQRSLRELEAKMK, from the coding sequence ATGTTCGCAGATGCCCACCATATCCTCGATCCTCGTGAACATTCGGCTCGCCATATCGTTAATGTCTCGTTTCACAGGAGACTTATGGTGCTTAATAAGACTCTTCAGGCGGCCTTGGCGCTTTCTTTTGGCGCGCTGACTCCAACTATGGCTCAGGGCCAGTCCAACCACAGTATGTCCCACATGCAAGGCACGCACATGTCAGGCATGCAGAACATGGGACCGGCACAGCACGAGATGATGGCTTCCATGGACCGAATGAACAAGAACATGATGCAAGGCATGATGGACCCCGATCCTGGTCGTGCCTGGATGAAGAGCATGGCGGCGCATCACCAGGGTGCCATCGACATGTCGCGTATCATCATGCGCCACTCGAAGAACCAGCAGGTACTTCGTGAAGCTCGGAAAACGGCCGACGAGAATCAGCGCTCGCTCCGGGAGCTTGAAGCCAAAATGAAGTAA
- a CDS encoding DsbA family protein, producing MPKQIDRREMFELGAMALGGLGLASLLRRATPVGKSIGQSDLQSAILDAKTSPSSGPPGASLYLAVFTDYRCPACRRAFLAMDAAVGVDRDVRLVYKDWPIFGPPSERAARVALATAEQGIYPAVHRMLMTDGRAINDDLLREIVTRAGGNWSRALVHLKAQKDGIDLQLRTNAQQAFSLGLPGTPGYLAGQVLVAGAIDKGEFIRLFAQARAAT from the coding sequence ATGCCCAAACAAATAGACCGGCGGGAAATGTTTGAGCTCGGTGCAATGGCTCTAGGAGGCTTGGGTCTTGCCTCGCTCCTCAGGAGGGCAACCCCGGTCGGGAAGAGCATTGGTCAGTCGGACCTTCAGTCGGCTATTCTCGACGCAAAGACATCGCCTTCGAGCGGACCACCGGGAGCATCACTCTACCTCGCGGTCTTTACGGATTACCGGTGCCCGGCATGTAGGCGTGCGTTCCTCGCGATGGACGCGGCAGTTGGCGTCGACAGAGATGTCCGCCTTGTCTATAAGGATTGGCCCATATTCGGTCCCCCGTCAGAGCGCGCAGCCAGGGTTGCACTCGCGACCGCCGAGCAGGGTATCTATCCGGCAGTCCACCGAATGCTGATGACGGACGGAAGAGCGATCAACGACGATCTGCTACGCGAGATTGTCACTCGAGCGGGCGGCAACTGGTCGCGGGCGCTAGTCCACCTAAAGGCGCAGAAAGATGGAATCGACCTGCAATTGCGGACCAACGCCCAACAAGCCTTTTCGCTCGGACTTCCCGGGACTCCCGGCTATTTGGCCGGGCAAGTCTTAGTTGCCGGCGCCATCGACAAAGGTGAGTTCATTCGATTATTCGCGCAAGCGCGCGCGGCTACCTGA